The genomic interval CGCCCTGTTCCCGCCCCTGGTGCTGGATCGGATCAGTGCCGACTGGGCCCTCAGGGGTGGTAACGATCTTTTGGCCCATTGCACCTTGGATCGCCATGGCGACACGGGTACACTCCGGCCGACACGCCATGGACGAGGTGCAGGAAGGGCTGACGTTTCCGGACCAGGACGAGCTGGATGTCCTCAGGCTCTATCTTTCGGAGGTGACCCGCATCCCCCTCCTCACGGAGTCCGAGGAGCAGGACCTCGCCCGTCGCATGCGCTGTGGCGACCGGGCTGCTCGGGAACGCCTCATCGTCTCCCACCTGCGCCTGGTGGTGTCGGTGGCCCGCGAGTACGGCGAGACCGGCCTCGACCTCCTCGACCTCATCCAGGAGGGGAACCTAGGCCTGATCGAGGCGGCGGACCGGTTCGACCCCGAACGGGGCTTCCGGTTCTCCACCTACGCCCGATGGTGGATCCGCCAGGCGATCGGGGCGGCCATCGAGCGCCACTCCCAGATGATCCGGATCCCGGTGCACCTGTTCCGGGCCATCGTCCGCTTGCAGCGGCTCAAGGCGAGCTTCGGTGCCGAGGGGATCGAGGAATGGGCCGATCTCATCCTCGCTCCGGGGATGACCCTGGACCGGGTGCGCCAAGCGGAACGCACCGTGGCCGACGTGATCTCCCTCGACCTCCCGGTGGCGGAGGAAGAGGGTGGGGAGGCGCTCGAGGAGCTCATCCCCGACACGAGCATGCCCTCCCCGGAACGGGCCGCCCTGGAGGAGCTGTTCCGCGAGGAGCTCCTGGAGATGGTGGGGAGGCTCCCGCCCCGGGACGCCCAGATCCTGCGCCTCCGCTACGGCCTCGAGGGGGCGAGACCTCAGGCCCTGGCCGAGATCGGTGAGGCTCTCGGGGTCAGCCGCGAACGGGCTCGCCAGCTCGAAGAGCGGGCGTTGAGGCGCCTCAAGGAGGCGTGGGGGGAGAAAGCCCTGGAGTTCTACCGCCGGCTCATCACCGAGGCCTAGCGGCCCACAAGCTTTCGGAACTCCTCCTCGGTGAGCACGGGAATCCCCAGCTCTTGGGCCCGGGCGAGCTTGCTCCCAGGATCCGCCCCCACCACCACGTAGTCCACCTTCCGCGACACGGACCCGGACACCTTTCCCCCCAGGGCCTCCACCAGCTTCACCGCCTCGTCCCGGGTCAGCCCGGCCAGGGCCCCGGTGAACACGAACGTCTTCCCGGACAAGGGGCCCTCCACCGGCCGCCCCGCCTCCACGGCCACCCCGGCCGCCCGCAGCTCCTCGATCAGCCGCCGGTTGTCGGGGTTCCTGAAGAAGTCGACCACGCTCTGGGCGATGCGCGGCCCGACCTCGGGCACCGCGAGAAGCTCGCCGTACGTGGCCCGGGCCAGCGCGTCCAGGGATCCGAAGTGCTCGGCGAGCACCTCCGCGAGGTGCTCGCCGACGTAGCGGATCCCCAGGGCGAAGATCAGCCGTGCAAGCGGCATCCCCTTCGAGCGGTCGATCTGGTCGAGCAAGTTCTGGGCGGATTTCTCGCCCATCCGCTCCAGGGCAACCAGGTCCTCTTTACGGAGGCGGTAGATGTCGGACACGCGCCGCACGAGCCCGGACTCCACCAGGCGGTCCACCAGCTTCTCGCCCAGGCCCTGGATGTCCGCCGCCCGGCGCCAGGCGAAATGGCGGATGGATTCCTTAATCCGGGCTGGACAGGACACGTTCTCGCAGCGGTGGGCGACCTCGCCGGGGGGGCGCTCCACCGGCCCCCCGCAGGCCGGACATCGGTCGGGCATCGTGAATTCCCGCTCCTCCCCTGTGCGCCGTTCGGGGATGGACTTGATCACCTCGGGGATCACCTCCCCTGCCCGGCGCACCAGCACCCAGTCCCCGATCCGCACGTCCTTGCGCCGTACCTCCTCCTCGTTGTGCAGGGTGGCCCGGGACACGGTGGCCCCGGAGAGCTCCACCGGGGCGAGCAGGGCCACCGGGGTCAGGGCGCCGGTGCGGCCCACCTGGACCACGATGTCCCGCACCCGGGTCGTGGCCTCCTCGGCCGGGAACTTGAACGCGATCGCCCACCGGGGGGCGCGGGACACCTCCCCGAGGACCTCCCGCTGGGCGAAGTCGTTCACCTTCACCACCATCCCGTCCGACTCATAGGGGAGGCGGTCCCGCCCCCGGAGGAGCTCGTGGTAGAAGGCGATCACCTCGGGAAGCGACCGACAGAGCTTCCAGATCGGGTTCACCGGGAGCCCGAGCTTGGGGAACACGGTCAGGAGCTCGGACTGACTACGGATCTCGATCCCTTCGGCCCGGCCCACGTGGTAGCAGAAGAGCTTCAAGGGGCGCCCCGCGGTCACGCTCGGGTCGAGCTGCCTGAGGCTCCCCGCCGCGGCATTCCTGGGGTTGGCGAACAGGGGCTCGCCCTGTTTCTCCCGTTCTCGGTTCAGACGCCGGAACGCCTCCTTCTCCATGTACACCTCGCCGCGGACCTCGAGGAGGCGCGGGGGAGGGCCGTCCGGAGAGAACAGGCGCAATGGGACCTGTTTGATCGTGCGCAGGTTGCGGGTCACGTCTTCCCCCACCCGGCCGTCGCCGCGGGTCGAGCCCACGGTGAAGGCCCCGTCCATGTACACGAGCTCCACCGAGAGCCCATCCAGCTTTGGCTCGCACACGTACTCGACCTCGGCCGGGCCCAGCAGGCGCCGCCCCCGGTCCGCCCACTCGGCGAGCTCGTCTTCGCTGAAGCAGTTCTGCAAGGAGAGCATGGGGATGTGGTGTTCGACGGACCCGAACTCCTCCGCCGGAGGGGCCCCCGCCCGCTGGGTGGGGGAGTCCGGGGTCACGAACTGGGGGTAACGCTCCTCAAGTTCTTGGAGCT from Candidatus Acetothermia bacterium carries:
- a CDS encoding RNA polymerase sigma factor RpoD/SigA — its product is MATRVHSGRHAMDEVQEGLTFPDQDELDVLRLYLSEVTRIPLLTESEEQDLARRMRCGDRAARERLIVSHLRLVVSVAREYGETGLDLLDLIQEGNLGLIEAADRFDPERGFRFSTYARWWIRQAIGAAIERHSQMIRIPVHLFRAIVRLQRLKASFGAEGIEEWADLILAPGMTLDRVRQAERTVADVISLDLPVAEEEGGEALEELIPDTSMPSPERAALEELFREELLEMVGRLPPRDAQILRLRYGLEGARPQALAEIGEALGVSRERARQLEERALRRLKEAWGEKALEFYRRLITEA
- the ligA gene encoding NAD-dependent DNA ligase LigA, encoding MADLEEVQRRIEQLRTDIRRYDYHYYVLDQPLISDAEYDRLFRELQELEERYPQFVTPDSPTQRAGAPPAEEFGSVEHHIPMLSLQNCFSEDELAEWADRGRRLLGPAEVEYVCEPKLDGLSVELVYMDGAFTVGSTRGDGRVGEDVTRNLRTIKQVPLRLFSPDGPPPRLLEVRGEVYMEKEAFRRLNREREKQGEPLFANPRNAAAGSLRQLDPSVTAGRPLKLFCYHVGRAEGIEIRSQSELLTVFPKLGLPVNPIWKLCRSLPEVIAFYHELLRGRDRLPYESDGMVVKVNDFAQREVLGEVSRAPRWAIAFKFPAEEATTRVRDIVVQVGRTGALTPVALLAPVELSGATVSRATLHNEEEVRRKDVRIGDWVLVRRAGEVIPEVIKSIPERRTGEEREFTMPDRCPACGGPVERPPGEVAHRCENVSCPARIKESIRHFAWRRAADIQGLGEKLVDRLVESGLVRRVSDIYRLRKEDLVALERMGEKSAQNLLDQIDRSKGMPLARLIFALGIRYVGEHLAEVLAEHFGSLDALARATYGELLAVPEVGPRIAQSVVDFFRNPDNRRLIEELRAAGVAVEAGRPVEGPLSGKTFVFTGALAGLTRDEAVKLVEALGGKVSGSVSRKVDYVVVGADPGSKLARAQELGIPVLTEEEFRKLVGR